From Hydra vulgaris chromosome 15, alternate assembly HydraT2T_AEP, one genomic window encodes:
- the LOC136091752 gene encoding uncharacterized protein LOC136091752, which produces MCGIGNTIGNFILPLFIFPRARFYDTMIKGGPPGCIGYENSPKSGWMTGPLFLKVLEHIKKLLRCSKEEPILLLMDIHESHCILDAINYCCENGIRVLTFPPHCAHRMQPLDVAVNGLSSKNCPSLRMIGLYEIQEKQ; this is translated from the coding sequence ATGTGTGGTATAGGAAATACCATAGGAAATTTCATTCTACCTCTCTTCATATTTCCAAGAGCACGGTTTTATGACACCATGATAAAAGGAGGACCACCTGGTTGTATTGGTTATGAAAACAGTCCAAAAAGTGGCTGGATGACAGGGCCATTGTTTTTAAAGGTTCTagaacatataaaaaaactactcAGATGTTCGAAAGAGGAGCCTATTTTACTCTTAATGGACATTCATGAAAGTCATTGTATATTAGATGCCATTAATTATTGTTGTGAAAACGGAATAAGAGTTTTAACATTTCCTCCTCACTGCGCTCATAGAATGCAACCGTTGGATGTGGCAGTTAATGGTCTTTCAAGCAAAAACTGTCCATCTCTCAGAATGATTGGCTTGTATGAAATCCaggaaaaacaataa
- the LOC136091751 gene encoding protein FAM200A-like: MTIAKSDNKALHNKSKKRKIRSFHGDWTEKYQNSKVNLNICVSQHTTERRIFEICIEVEKHLLNELKNCEAFNLALDESTDIQDKPQMAVFVRYVTSDVLVKEELLDLVELKDTTRGIDLKEALNNVLVKANAPKNKLVSVATDGATAMVRKHIRLMGLLNSDPTYPEFIPVHFVIHREHLAAKHFNFPIVIKSVLEIVNYIQSNAKNHRYFKNFVSELDLANKPSDFLFYCAVRWLSRSDVLYRFVELLELIKCFLPKKQKTFKIFENVNFSQDLLFLTDVMQHLQNLNLSLQAKEKNISDLAETIFRFQKFLYFKKIFP, translated from the exons ATGACTATAGCAAAAAGTGACAATAAAGCACTTCacaataaaagtaagaaaagaaaaatcagATCATTTCATGGTGATTGGACAGAAAAATac CAAAATTCAAaggttaatttaaatatttgtgtttcTCAACATACAACTGAAAGAAGAATATTTGAGATTTGTATCGAAGTTGAAAAGCATTTgttaaatgagttaaaaaactGTGAAGCATTCAATTTAGCATTGGATGAATCAACAGATATTCAAGATAAACCTCAAATGGCAGTATTTGTTAGATATGTAACATCAGATGTACTTGTGAAAGAAGAGTTGCTAGATTTAGTAGAGCTAAAAGACACAACTCGTGGAATTGATTTAAAGGAAGCCCTGAACAATGTTCTGGTGAAAGCCAATGCTCCTAAGAACAAACTTGTTAGTGTTGCTACAGATGGTGCAACAGCAATGGTTAGAAAACACATTAGGCTTATGGGTTTACTAAATAGTGATCCTACGTATCCAGAGTTTATCCCAGTTCATTTTGTGATTCATCGAGAACATTTAGcagcaaaacattttaattttccaATTGTAATTAAATCAGTGCTGgagattgtaaattatattcaatctaatgcaaaaaatcacagatattttaaaaattttgttagtgAATTGGATCTTGCTAACAAACCAAGTGACTTTTTGTTTTACTGCGCTGTAAGGTGGCTTTCAAGAAGTGACGTTCTTTATAGGTTTGTTGAACTATTAGaactaattaaatgttttttgccTAAAAAgcagaaaacatttaaaatctttgaaaatgtGAATTTTTCGcaagatcttttatttttaactgatgtAATGCAACATTTACAAAATCTGAATTTGTCGCTTCaggcaaaagaaaaaaatatatctgatcTTGCTGAGACTATAtttcgttttcaaaaatttctctaTTTCAAAAAGATCTTtccttaa